A stretch of Candidatus Binatia bacterium DNA encodes these proteins:
- a CDS encoding SCP2 sterol-binding domain-containing protein, which yields MPTPGDILSNMPEQFDAEAARGLNVVVQFHLGGPDGGTHHVVIHDGTIEVARGAHQKPTMSLTLEGSDFVALATGELRLQLAFMNRKVQIAGDLGMASKLLAILGIGRR from the coding sequence ATGCCCACCCCGGGAGACATTCTGTCGAACATGCCCGAGCAGTTCGACGCCGAGGCCGCGCGCGGCCTGAACGTCGTCGTCCAGTTTCACCTCGGCGGTCCCGACGGGGGAACGCATCATGTGGTCATCCACGACGGCACCATCGAGGTCGCACGAGGTGCTCACCAGAAACCGACGATGAGCCTCACCCTCGAAGGCTCCGACTTCGTCGCGCTCGCAACCGGCGAGCTTCGGCTTCAGCTCGCCTTCATGAACCGCAAGGTGCAGATCGCCGGGGATCTCGGCATGGCCTCGAAGCTGCTCGCCATCCTCGGGATCGGTCGCCGATGA